The following are from one region of the Paracoccus sp. S3-43 genome:
- a CDS encoding YjbH domain-containing protein, protein MRRSPLIRRLMATTLPVALVMGSVSTTAVADPLYARNMSTYGLAGGIDTPTAETLPDGTLGATVSWSDYSRRSSVVFQALPKLTTVLRYSRVDGITEADNDAITDRSLDLRYQVLEEQGWRPAVAVGLQDFLGTGVHSGEYIVATKSVTPSIRVSAGLGWGILAGKPRTIDNTGQGGEPNVDDWFRGGTKPFASVSWQVNDRLNLVAEYSNNKYIAKYIDGGVYQQGEEPASRLNLAAHYRFGQNYEAGLYTIGGQTFGAQFSLLLNPRQSPYPSGLEKAPAPVRPRPAPQADPDGWSGVWAQDPTAQPALQTALGDAMAKEGQILESMALSSNRAEVRLRNGRYISQAEAIGRTARLMTRALPPSVETFVITSTADGIPTSSVTLRRSDVERLENTEAGQIADVSTLTDAPARAPGLVRSEGVYPRFRWSVRPYFSLGVFNAQDGISYEAGGQARASYEIMPGLVATGALRQRAFGNIERRGPTIDGRRYSYDEYLADPSLETSSDGVPRVRSDTRMYSDNPNPVIPELTLAYFAKPTPAVYTRVTAGLLERAFGGVSTEVLWKPAGSPLALGAEINHVRKRDFNQLFDFRDYEVTMGHVSAYYEFRQGFIAQLDVGKYLAGDKGATISLSREFANGWRIGAYATKTDLSAEEFGEGSFDKGVSLSIPLGWATGQASRERVNSSLRSLSRDGGAQLNVNDRLYERVRESHSVELYEGWGRFWR, encoded by the coding sequence ATGCGCCGATCCCCCCTTATCCGACGCCTGATGGCGACAACCCTGCCCGTGGCCCTTGTGATGGGGTCGGTCAGCACCACCGCCGTGGCCGATCCGCTATATGCGCGGAACATGTCCACCTATGGCCTGGCGGGCGGCATCGACACGCCCACGGCGGAAACCCTGCCGGACGGCACGCTGGGCGCGACGGTGTCCTGGTCGGACTATAGCCGCCGCAGCAGCGTGGTGTTCCAGGCACTGCCGAAGCTGACCACGGTCCTGCGGTATTCGCGGGTCGACGGCATCACGGAAGCCGATAACGATGCGATCACGGACCGGTCGCTGGACCTGCGCTATCAGGTGCTGGAGGAACAGGGCTGGCGCCCGGCGGTTGCCGTAGGGTTGCAGGACTTTCTGGGGACCGGAGTCCATTCGGGCGAGTATATCGTCGCCACCAAGTCGGTGACGCCCAGCATCCGCGTGTCGGCCGGTCTGGGCTGGGGCATCCTGGCAGGCAAGCCCCGCACCATCGACAATACCGGCCAAGGCGGCGAGCCCAATGTCGACGACTGGTTCCGGGGCGGCACGAAGCCCTTTGCCTCGGTCAGTTGGCAGGTCAACGACCGGCTGAACCTGGTCGCGGAATATTCGAACAACAAATATATCGCGAAATACATCGATGGCGGGGTCTACCAGCAGGGCGAAGAGCCGGCCAGCCGCCTGAACCTGGCCGCCCATTACCGCTTCGGCCAGAATTACGAAGCGGGGCTTTACACCATCGGCGGGCAGACCTTCGGGGCGCAGTTCTCGCTGCTGCTGAACCCGCGTCAGTCGCCCTATCCCTCGGGCCTGGAAAAGGCTCCGGCGCCTGTCCGCCCGCGCCCGGCCCCGCAGGCCGATCCCGATGGCTGGTCGGGCGTCTGGGCGCAGGATCCGACCGCCCAGCCCGCCCTCCAGACCGCCCTTGGCGATGCCATGGCCAAGGAAGGCCAGATCCTGGAAAGCATGGCCCTGTCGTCCAACCGGGCCGAGGTGCGGCTGCGCAACGGCCGCTATATCAGCCAGGCCGAGGCCATCGGCCGCACCGCCCGCCTGATGACCCGCGCCCTGCCGCCTTCGGTGGAAACCTTCGTCATCACCTCGACGGCCGATGGCATTCCCACCTCGTCCGTGACCCTGCGACGCTCGGACGTGGAGCGGCTGGAAAACACCGAGGCGGGTCAGATCGCCGATGTCTCGACCCTGACGGATGCTCCGGCGCGCGCGCCGGGCCTGGTGCGCAGCGAAGGGGTCTATCCGCGCTTCCGCTGGTCCGTCAGGCCGTATTTCAGCCTGGGCGTCTTCAATGCGCAGGACGGAATCAGCTACGAGGCAGGCGGCCAGGCCCGCGCCAGCTATGAGATCATGCCGGGGCTTGTCGCGACCGGCGCGCTGCGCCAGCGGGCCTTCGGCAATATCGAACGGCGCGGTCCGACCATCGATGGGCGGCGCTACAGCTATGACGAATACCTGGCCGACCCCTCGCTGGAAACATCGTCCGACGGAGTGCCGCGGGTGCGGTCGGATACCCGCATGTACAGCGACAATCCCAACCCGGTCATCCCGGAACTGACGCTGGCTTATTTCGCAAAGCCCACACCGGCCGTTTATACCCGCGTGACCGCCGGCCTGCTGGAACGCGCCTTCGGCGGCGTCTCGACCGAGGTGCTGTGGAAACCCGCGGGATCGCCCCTGGCCCTGGGGGCCGAGATCAACCACGTCAGGAAGCGCGACTTCAACCAGCTGTTCGATTTCCGCGACTACGAGGTGACGATGGGCCATGTCTCGGCCTATTACGAATTCCGGCAGGGCTTCATCGCGCAACTGGATGTCGGCAAGTATCTGGCGGGCGACAAGGGCGCGACCATCAGCCTGTCCCGCGAATTCGCGAATGGCTGGCGGATCGGTGCCTATGCGACCAAGACCGACCTCTCGGCCGAGGAGTTCGGCGAAGGCAGCTTTGACAAGGGCGTCAGCCTGTCGATCCCGCTGGGCTGGGCGACCGGGCAGGCATCGCGCGAACGGGTCAATTCAAGCCTGCGGTCGCTGTCGCGCGATGGCGGGGCGCAGCTGAATGTCAACGACCGCTTGTATGAACGGGTTCGCGAAAGCCATTCCGTCGAACTTTACGAAGGCTGGGGGAGGTTCTGGCGATGA
- a CDS encoding YjbF family lipoprotein, translating to MMNGTLKITLAATLLAGLAGCGNDGRGLGPFGALVQTAGQVMAERRAEGQQPAAAAKSPQEAAAEALRINPGPLIQVGFENLDRTQVMAMTGQNGAMRTYMTPSEEAVILRNGMLVGTRGLGNDLSVAEPGTEGLIRAGASGSGTRVMRYLSGDGLERPLRFACTVGAGPRPGVIVESCQGHGASFQNSYMVQGGQIPVSRQWLGPVLGYVTIQTLRP from the coding sequence ATGATGAACGGCACGTTGAAAATCACGCTGGCGGCGACCCTGCTGGCCGGGCTTGCAGGCTGTGGAAACGATGGCCGGGGTTTGGGTCCGTTCGGCGCTCTGGTCCAGACCGCCGGTCAGGTGATGGCCGAACGCCGCGCCGAGGGACAACAACCCGCCGCCGCCGCCAAATCCCCCCAGGAGGCCGCGGCCGAGGCCCTGCGCATCAATCCCGGCCCGCTGATCCAGGTCGGCTTCGAAAACCTGGACCGCACGCAGGTCATGGCGATGACCGGCCAGAACGGCGCCATGCGCACCTACATGACCCCGTCCGAGGAAGCGGTGATCCTGCGGAACGGAATGCTGGTCGGCACGCGCGGGCTGGGCAACGACCTGTCGGTCGCCGAGCCGGGAACCGAAGGGCTGATCCGCGCGGGTGCGTCCGGCAGCGGCACGCGCGTCATGCGCTATCTGTCGGGCGACGGGCTGGAACGGCCGTTGCGGTTCGCCTGCACGGTGGGCGCGGGCCCGCGCCCCGGCGTGATCGTGGAATCCTGCCAGGGCCATGGCGCCAGCTTCCAGAACAGCTATATGGTGCAGGGCGGCCAGATCCCGGTGTCGCGCCAATGGCTCGGCCCGGTCCTGGGCTATGTCACGATCCAGACCCTGCGGCCCTGA